TTAGTCGCGACGCAATTTGGTTTTTTTCTTTTCAAATTCTTTATTTCTGCTGGTTTACCAGTAATAATTGCAGGATCATTATTAATGTTAATAAAGATATGGGATGCAGTAAATGATCCGTTAATTGGATGGTTAAGTGACCGTACTAAATCAAGATGGGGGCCTAGAATCCCTTGGATGGTAACAGCATCTGTTCCTCTTGGTTTCTCTTTAGCTGCGATATGGTGGACACCCACTGGTTCAGTGCTAACCAAGACTATCTACTATGCCATAATTTCTATAATTGTAATGACTGCCTATACAAGTATTAATCTTCCTTTTGCAGCTCTATCTACTGAAATTTCTGAAAAAACAGCAATAAGAACAAGACTAAACGCATCTAGATTTACTGGCTCAATAATTGCAGGACTCACTGGTTTAATAATTGCTGGAGTTGTATTGGGTACCGAAGGATCTGCAAATAATGAATATTTTTTAATGGGTAAAATAAGCGGATGTATTGCAGTTGCTGCAACATTAATTTCTTGTTGGGGATTAGCTCCATTCGCAAAAAAAGCAAGAAGGCCTACAGGAAAAGTTGAAGCCATTACACTTCAATTCAAGAGGATCTTCAGAAATAAAAAATTTCTAAAAGTTATTACGCTTTATATCCTTCTTTGGTGCGCTTTACAATTAATGCAAACAGTAGCGTTAATCTATGTCGAGGATGTACTTAATGTACCAACATATATTGCGAAGTGGATCCCGATACCTTTCCAAATTAGCGCTTTAGTGGGTTTACAAATATGGACCAGAGTATCAAATAGATTGAACAGGATTTCAGCTTTAAACTATGGAGCGATTATGTGGATTATTTCATGTACAGCAGCTTTATTTTTACCTTCGTTGTCAAAAATTTCAGGAGTTGGAGATAGTTTATTCCTAAATGCCAACAACATATTTCTGTTCATTCTTTTAATTTTCATAATTTGTCTTATTGGAATTGGCGCTTCAACCGCTTTTCTTATCCCTTGGTCGCTACTTCCTGATGCAATAGACGAAGATCCAGAGAAACCAGCAGGATTATATACAGCTTGGATGGTACTTATTCAGAAGATTGGTATCGCATTTAGTGTTCAATTATTAGGATTTTTGTTGTATTTATCTGGTTATCAATCATGCTTTATTGATAAAGATAGTCTAAATATTATGGAACAATGCTACTCAGCACAATTAACTATTAGATTATGTATTGGTTTTATACCCTCAATATTGGTAATAATTGGTCTTTTAATAATGAGAAAATGGGATCAAAAATTAATTACAAACTAATATAAAGATATGTATTACCCTAATTTTTTTAAAAGACTTCTAGGCAGCTTAATCATTGGCGGGCAAGCAATT
The genomic region above belongs to Prochlorococcus marinus XMU1405 and contains:
- a CDS encoding MFS transporter codes for the protein MFSYGLGDAGTGLVATQFGFFLFKFFISAGLPVIIAGSLLMLIKIWDAVNDPLIGWLSDRTKSRWGPRIPWMVTASVPLGFSLAAIWWTPTGSVLTKTIYYAIISIIVMTAYTSINLPFAALSTEISEKTAIRTRLNASRFTGSIIAGLTGLIIAGVVLGTEGSANNEYFLMGKISGCIAVAATLISCWGLAPFAKKARRPTGKVEAITLQFKRIFRNKKFLKVITLYILLWCALQLMQTVALIYVEDVLNVPTYIAKWIPIPFQISALVGLQIWTRVSNRLNRISALNYGAIMWIISCTAALFLPSLSKISGVGDSLFLNANNIFLFILLIFIICLIGIGASTAFLIPWSLLPDAIDEDPEKPAGLYTAWMVLIQKIGIAFSVQLLGFLLYLSGYQSCFIDKDSLNIMEQCYSAQLTIRLCIGFIPSILVIIGLLIMRKWDQKLITN